The following proteins are co-located in the Halarcobacter sp. genome:
- a CDS encoding major outer membrane protein, with amino-acid sequence MKKFAKMSLVAAVAVAGMTSANAASLTEAIKGVEISGMARYRFDDINATTTIGGVKSNVTTANDQLNDYDVEVNAVVPVNDITTFNAKIDIAANLTDSTGDAKANIQLEDAYFTFKLPYATIMAGKQDIPGPMVDDAEGTGIVALVPVGDMFTFAAGYFNNHDVTSGGVATTVANAQGTVQYIDPDWLDGKDAIEAAILASLGPVNAELWYADVEDALDGYSLKLAGSLGPVNISFMHTDLEVDSHIQNATVPLTVGAAAPIFGADNDAELTKLDLDATFGMFTVKAGYAVTGDNNDFGLNRVSIDNATGDAASEWFFEQIEIGDDSDASAYYLGGEVAIDKYTFGLTYANSDSDERAVDTTTLPFNYMVKAADEEKEEILVEAAYQMSSNFKISSYYSMYERELKTFGATAKQESDKFRIELKYSF; translated from the coding sequence ATGAAAAAATTCGCAAAAATGAGTTTAGTAGCTGCTGTTGCAGTAGCTGGTATGACTTCTGCAAACGCTGCTTCTTTAACTGAAGCTATCAAAGGTGTTGAAATTTCTGGTATGGCAAGATACAGATTTGATGACATCAACGCAACTACTACTATTGGTGGAGTTAAATCAAACGTTACTACTGCTAATGATCAATTAAATGATTATGATGTTGAAGTTAATGCTGTAGTTCCAGTAAATGATATTACTACTTTCAATGCAAAAATTGATATTGCTGCTAATTTAACTGATTCAACTGGTGATGCAAAAGCTAATATCCAATTAGAAGATGCTTACTTTACATTCAAATTACCATATGCTACAATCATGGCTGGTAAACAAGATATCCCTGGACCAATGGTTGATGATGCTGAAGGTACTGGTATCGTTGCTTTAGTTCCAGTTGGAGATATGTTTACATTCGCTGCTGGTTACTTCAATAACCATGATGTAACTTCTGGTGGTGTAGCTACAACTGTTGCAAATGCACAAGGTACTGTTCAATATATCGATCCAGATTGGTTAGATGGTAAAGATGCAATTGAAGCTGCTATTTTAGCTTCTTTAGGACCAGTTAACGCTGAATTATGGTATGCAGATGTTGAAGATGCATTAGATGGTTACTCATTAAAATTAGCAGGTTCTTTAGGACCAGTTAATATTTCTTTTATGCACACAGATTTAGAAGTTGATTCTCATATTCAAAATGCTACAGTACCGTTAACTGTAGGAGCGGCTGCACCAATATTTGGAGCAGATAATGATGCTGAGTTAACTAAACTTGACTTAGATGCTACATTTGGAATGTTCACTGTTAAAGCTGGTTATGCTGTAACTGGTGATAACAATGACTTCGGATTAAACAGAGTTTCTATTGATAACGCTACTGGTGATGCTGCTTCTGAGTGGTTCTTTGAGCAAATCGAAATCGGTGATGATTCTGATGCTAGTGCATACTACTTAGGTGGTGAAGTTGCAATTGATAAATATACTTTCGGTTTAACTTATGCTAACTCTGATTCTGATGAAAGAGCAGTTGATACAACAACATTACCATTCAACTATATGGTAAAAGCTGCTGACGAAGAAAAAGAAGAAATCTTAGTTGAAGCTGCTTACCAAATGAGTTCAAACTTCAAAATCTCTTCTTACTACTCAATGTATGAAAGAGAATTAAAAACTTTTGGTGCTACTGCTAAACAAGAAAGTGACAAATTTAGAATTGAGTTAAAATACTCTTTCTAA